One window of Mus caroli chromosome 11, CAROLI_EIJ_v1.1, whole genome shotgun sequence genomic DNA carries:
- the Fscn2 gene encoding fascin-2 isoform X1 codes for MPTNGLHQVLKIQFGLVNDADRYLTAESFGFKVNASAASLKRKQIWVLEPDRGQGTAVLFRSSHLGRYLSAEEDGRVACEMDQPGRDCRFLVLPQPDGRWVLQSEPHGRFFGGIEDRLSCFATTISPAELWTVHLAIHPQAHLLSVSRRRYVHLCLQEDEMAADGDMPWGVDALVTLIFQSRRYCLKSYDSRYLRSDGRLVWEPEAHACYTLEFKAGKLAFKDCDGRYLAPVGPAGTLKAGRNMRPSKDELFDLEQSHPQVVLVAANRRYISVRQGINVSANQDEELGHETFLMQIDQETKKCTFYSSTGGYWTLVTHGGIQATATQVSANTMFEIEWHGRRVALKASNGRFVCMKKNGQLAAISDFVGEHSLPLSSTAWKGQMGVGSGQFTAPSPAGEDELFTLKLINRPLLVLRGLDGFVCHRRGSNQLDTNRSTYDVFHLSFRDGAYQIRGRGGGFWYTGSHGSVCSDGDLAEDFLFEFRERGRLAIRALSGKYLRGGASGLLRADADLPVGEALWEY; via the exons ATGCCAACCAACGGTCTGCACCAGGTGCTGAAGATCCAGTTTGGCCTTGTTAACGATGCCGACCGCTACCTGACTGCAGAGAGCTTTGGCTTCAAGGTCAACGCCTCCGCAGCCAGCCTCAAGAGGAAGCAGATCTGGGTCCTGGAGCCCGACCGGGGGCAGGGCACTGCTGTGCTGTTCCGTAGCAGTCACCTAGGCCGCTACCTGTCAGCAGAAGAAGATGGACGTGTGGCCTGTGAGATGGATCAGCCGGGCCGTGACTGCCGCTTCCTGGTCTTGCCGCAGCCTGACGGGCGCTGGGTGCTGCAGTCAGAGCCACACGGCCGCTTCTTCGGTGGCATTGAGGACCGACTGTCCTGCTTTGCCACGACCATTTCCCCGGCAGAGCTGTGGACTGTGCACCTGGCCATCCACCCACAGGCTCATTTGCTGAGTGTGAGCCGTCGGCGCTACGTGCACCTGTGCCTTCAGGAGGATGAGATGGCAGCAGACGGTGACATGCCATGGGGTGTGGACGCACTAGTTACCCTCATTTTCCAGAGCAGGCGGTACTGCCTCAAGTCTTATGACAGCCGCTACCTTCGCAGCGATGGCCGCCTTGTCTGGGAACCTGAAGCCCATGCCTGCTACACGCTGGAGTTCAAGGCAGGCAAACTGGCCTTCAAGGACTGTGACGGCCGGTACCTGGCACCTGTGGGGCCTGCCGGCACACTCAAGGCTGGTCGCAACATGAGGCCCAGCAAGGATGAACTCTTCGACCTGGAGCAAAGTCACCCACAGGTGGTGCTGGTAGCTGCCAACCGGCGCTATATCTCTGTGAGGCAAG GAATCAATGTCTCAGCCAATCAGGATGAAGAACTGGGTCATGAGACATTCCTGATGCAAATCGACCAGGAGACAAAGAAGTGTACTTTCTATTCCAGCACTGGGGGCTACTGGACCTTGGTCACCCATGGGGGCATTCAGGCCACAGCCACACAAGT ctctGCCAACACCATGTTTGAAATAGAATGGCATGGCCGGCGGGTGGCACTTAAAGCCAGCAACGGGCGTTTTGTGTGCATGAAGAAAAACGGGCAGCTGGCCGCCATCAGCGACTTTGTGGGTGAGCATTCCCTGCCTCTGTCA TCCACAGCCTGGAAAggacagatgggggtggggagtggtcaGTTCACAGCACCCTCTCCTGCAGGCGAGGACGAGCTGTTTACTCTCAAGCTCATCAATCGACCTCTCCTGGTGCTGCGTGGCCTGGATGGCTTTGTGTGCCACCGCCGGGGCTCCAACCAGCTGGACACTAACCGTTCCACTTATGACGTCTTCCACTTGAGCTTCAGGGATGGCGCCTATCAGATTAGAG GCCGTGGAGGTGGGTTCTGGTACACAGGCAGCCATGGAAGCGTGTGCAGCGATGGTGACTTGGCGGAAGATTTCCTCTTCGAGTTCCGAGAGCGTGGCCGTCTGGCCATCCGAGCCCTCAGCGGCAAGTACCTTCGTGGAGGAGCCTCAGGGCTCCTGCGTGCTGATGCAGACCTGCCTGTGGGGGAAGCTCTCTGGGAATACTGA
- the Fscn2 gene encoding fascin-2 isoform X2, translating into MPTNGLHQVLKIQFGLVNDADRYLTAESFGFKVNASAASLKRKQIWVLEPDRGQGTAVLFRSSHLGRYLSAEEDGRVACEMDQPGRDCRFLVLPQPDGRWVLQSEPHGRFFGGIEDRLSCFATTISPAELWTVHLAIHPQAHLLSVSRRRYVHLCLQEDEMAADGDMPWGVDALVTLIFQSRRYCLKSYDSRYLRSDGRLVWEPEAHACYTLEFKAGKLAFKDCDGRYLAPVGPAGTLKAGRNMRPSKDELFDLEQSHPQVVLVAANRRYISVRQGINVSANQDEELGHETFLMQIDQETKKCTFYSSTGGYWTLVTHGGIQATATQVSANTMFEIEWHGRRVALKASNGRFVCMKKNGQLAAISDFVGEDELFTLKLINRPLLVLRGLDGFVCHRRGSNQLDTNRSTYDVFHLSFRDGAYQIRGRGGGFWYTGSHGSVCSDGDLAEDFLFEFRERGRLAIRALSGKYLRGGASGLLRADADLPVGEALWEY; encoded by the exons ATGCCAACCAACGGTCTGCACCAGGTGCTGAAGATCCAGTTTGGCCTTGTTAACGATGCCGACCGCTACCTGACTGCAGAGAGCTTTGGCTTCAAGGTCAACGCCTCCGCAGCCAGCCTCAAGAGGAAGCAGATCTGGGTCCTGGAGCCCGACCGGGGGCAGGGCACTGCTGTGCTGTTCCGTAGCAGTCACCTAGGCCGCTACCTGTCAGCAGAAGAAGATGGACGTGTGGCCTGTGAGATGGATCAGCCGGGCCGTGACTGCCGCTTCCTGGTCTTGCCGCAGCCTGACGGGCGCTGGGTGCTGCAGTCAGAGCCACACGGCCGCTTCTTCGGTGGCATTGAGGACCGACTGTCCTGCTTTGCCACGACCATTTCCCCGGCAGAGCTGTGGACTGTGCACCTGGCCATCCACCCACAGGCTCATTTGCTGAGTGTGAGCCGTCGGCGCTACGTGCACCTGTGCCTTCAGGAGGATGAGATGGCAGCAGACGGTGACATGCCATGGGGTGTGGACGCACTAGTTACCCTCATTTTCCAGAGCAGGCGGTACTGCCTCAAGTCTTATGACAGCCGCTACCTTCGCAGCGATGGCCGCCTTGTCTGGGAACCTGAAGCCCATGCCTGCTACACGCTGGAGTTCAAGGCAGGCAAACTGGCCTTCAAGGACTGTGACGGCCGGTACCTGGCACCTGTGGGGCCTGCCGGCACACTCAAGGCTGGTCGCAACATGAGGCCCAGCAAGGATGAACTCTTCGACCTGGAGCAAAGTCACCCACAGGTGGTGCTGGTAGCTGCCAACCGGCGCTATATCTCTGTGAGGCAAG GAATCAATGTCTCAGCCAATCAGGATGAAGAACTGGGTCATGAGACATTCCTGATGCAAATCGACCAGGAGACAAAGAAGTGTACTTTCTATTCCAGCACTGGGGGCTACTGGACCTTGGTCACCCATGGGGGCATTCAGGCCACAGCCACACAAGT ctctGCCAACACCATGTTTGAAATAGAATGGCATGGCCGGCGGGTGGCACTTAAAGCCAGCAACGGGCGTTTTGTGTGCATGAAGAAAAACGGGCAGCTGGCCGCCATCAGCGACTTTGTGG GCGAGGACGAGCTGTTTACTCTCAAGCTCATCAATCGACCTCTCCTGGTGCTGCGTGGCCTGGATGGCTTTGTGTGCCACCGCCGGGGCTCCAACCAGCTGGACACTAACCGTTCCACTTATGACGTCTTCCACTTGAGCTTCAGGGATGGCGCCTATCAGATTAGAG GCCGTGGAGGTGGGTTCTGGTACACAGGCAGCCATGGAAGCGTGTGCAGCGATGGTGACTTGGCGGAAGATTTCCTCTTCGAGTTCCGAGAGCGTGGCCGTCTGGCCATCCGAGCCCTCAGCGGCAAGTACCTTCGTGGAGGAGCCTCAGGGCTCCTGCGTGCTGATGCAGACCTGCCTGTGGGGGAAGCTCTCTGGGAATACTGA
- the Faap100 gene encoding Fanconi anemia core complex-associated protein 100: MAGASSRVQYLSDFCCPLGGRAAGKPFVLRHEAEVFLSTGREFVYVYDQEGGLLTAVYQFPDQVWHLQLLAIRRALYVLCARTGIYCLSLDSLDRSGSQACEDKEEAVPPYPVIHVDPDACVLPDAALCAFTVLDDMLVTLAQGPTQWKMQLFERPCAGEEPRPGGQVGEVELSTCTPPGGVPEKPAAPRFLPVLCCVFPPDSRAPHGHPQGCGCFMLEEALFGLLFGVDATLLQSPVILCGLPDGQLCCVVLKALVTSGLAPGDPKVLVKILHHLEEPVIFIGALRAEPHEEEAAGELLPGQHEHSDCLVALGHQGRTLAIKASWSESGNLVPELREYCLPGPVLCAACGRDGHMYHSTPSDLCVVDLTWRDSPWNPEKPDGAIGGLPSELCPASLNICSALALCVTARAPTGSTELLALSSKGRLITCSLDLNSEAPVPAKMAMANAGQKIKELLLDIGDVSERVSFLKKAVDQRNKAITSLNEAMNVSCALLSHPEGDRPIACTITTSWSRLELRDMLMATCTLENSSSFSLDQGWTLCIQVLTSSSALDLDGTGSAFTYTIPVDRLGPGSRREVTLPLGPSESGVLDLPVTMSCWLFYSLREVVGAALAPSDPLEAPYLEQLPLSLPKQEGVCLPLCKRTVDMLQCLRFAGTAAHPAQAPCMPGPACDPVETFLKTCQAPGSEPTGAASLRAKYLPPSTASIRVSAGLLRAALEDSHSGFHLCSATLRWLLAENAAVDVVRAQTLSSIQGIAPDGTDVNLTVHEVAVTDLSPAGPIQAVEIQVESSSLANMCRAHHAIIRRIQTMVTEQAALGSSPPDLRMQYLQQIHANHQELLREVQALRDQLCTEDELSSCSTAQKLLHIYKQLRNPSLVLL, translated from the exons ATGGCGGGCGCTTCCTCGCGCGTGCAATACCTGTCGGACTTCTGCTGCCCGCTCGGAGGCCGAGCGGCGGGGAAGCCGTTTGTGCTGCGACATGAGGCGGAGGTCTTTCTGTCCACCGGTCGCGAGTTCGTCTATGTGTATGACCAGGAGGGCGGGCTGCTGACG GCGGTGTACCAGTTTCCCGACCAGGTATGGCACCTGCAGCTCCTGGCCATCCGCAGGGCACTCTACGTCCTGTGTGCCCGGACTGGCATCTACTGCCTGTCGTTGGACTCGCTGGACAG GTCTGGGAGCCAGGCCTGTGAGGACAAAGAGGAAGCGGTTCCCCCCTACCCTGTGATCCATGTGGACCCGGATGCATGTGTCCTCCCTGACGCTGCCCTCTGTGCCTTCACCGTGCTGGATGATATGCTGGTCACCCTGGCACAGGGCCCCACCCAGTGGAAGATGCAGCTGTTTGAGCGTCCCTGTGCAGGGGAGGAGCCTCGGCCCGGAGGCCAGGTCGGTGAGGTGGAGTTGTCCACCTGCACCCCACCAGGTGGGGTGCCAGAGAAGCCTGCAGCCCCCCGCTTCCTGCCCGTGCTGTGCTGCGTGTTCCCACCAGACTCCAGGGCACCTCATGGTCACCCCCAGGGCTGTGGGTGCTTCATGCTGGAGGAGGCTCTCTTTGGTCTACTCTTTGGAGTCGATGCCACCCTCCTGCAGTCCCCTGTGATCCTCTGCGGTCTCCCTGATGGCCAGCTTTGTTGTGTGGTCCTGAAGGCCTTGGTTACTTCTGGGTTAGCCCCTGGTGACCCAAAGGTCCTGGTCAAGATCCTCCACCACCTAGAGGAGCCTGTGATCTTCATTGGGGCTTTGAGGGCAGAGCCACatgaggaggaagcagcaggagAGCTGCTGCCTGGCCAGCATGAGCACTCTGACTGCCTAGTAGCCCTTGGTCACCAGGGCCGGACACTGGCCATCAAGGCCAGCTGGAGTGAGTCAGGGAATCTGGTGCCGGAGCTGCGTGAGTATTGCCTCCCAGGGCCTGTGCTCTGTGCCGCCTGTGGCAGGGATGGCCACATGTACCACAGCACTCCCTCAGACCTCTGTGTGGTAGACTTGACTTGGAGAGACAGTCCTTGGAACCCTGAGAAGCCAGACGGGGCCATAGGAGGTCTACCCTCTGAGCTGTGCCCAGCCAGCTTGAACATCTGCAGCGCCCTGGCTCTGTGTGTGACAGCAAGGGCACCTACAG GTAGCACCGAGCTCCTGGCCCTGTCTTCTAAAGGACGCCTGATCACCTGCAGTCTGGACTTGAACTCTGAGGCGCCTGTGCCTGCCAAAATGGCCATGGCAAATGCAGGCCAGAAAATTAAGGAGCTGCTCTTGGACATCGGTGATGTCTCTGAGAG GGTGTCCTTTCTGAAGAAAGCTGTTGACCAACGCAACAAGGCCATCACAAGTCTCAACGAGGCCATGAACGTGAGCTGTGCCCTGCTGTCCCATCCGGAGGGTGATCGGCCCATCgcgtgcaccatcaccacctcctgGAGCCGCCTGGAGCTGCGAGACATGCTGATGGCCACCTGCACACTAGAGAACAGCAGCAGCTTCAGCCTGGACCAGGGCTGGACCTTGTGTATTCAGGTGCTGACTAGTTCCTCTGCCTTAGACCTGGATGGGACCGGTTCAGCTTTCACCTACACCATTCCAGTGGACAGACTGGGCCCAGGCAGCCGGAGGGAAGTGACGTTGCCCTTGGGCCCTAGTGAGAGTGGTGTGCTCGACCTGCCTGTGACCATGTCCTGCTGGCTCTTCTACAGCCTCAGGGAGGTGGTGGGTGCAGCCCTGGCCCCCTCAGACCCTCTAGAGGCCCCCTACCTGGAGCAGCtccctctcagccttcctaagcaAGAGGGCGTCTGCCTGCCCCTGTGCAAGCGCACAGTGGACATGCTGCAGTGCCTGCGCTTCGCCGGCACAGCCGCGCACCCTGCACAGGCCCCCTGTATGCCTGGCCCTGCCTGTGATCCTGTGGAAACTTTCCTGAAGACCTGCCAAGCCCCTGGCAGCGAGCCTACTGGCGCTGCCTCCCTACGGGCCAAGTACCTGCCTCCATCCACAGCCTCAATCAGGGTGTCTGCGGGCCTTCTCAGAGCTGCCCTGGAAGACAGTCACTCAG GTTTCCACCTGTGCAGTGCCACCCTGCGGTGGCTCCTTGCCGAGAACGCTGCTGTGGATGTTGTGCGGGCCCAGACACTGTCTTCCATCCAGGGAATAGCCCCAGATGGAACTGATGTCAACCTCACCGTCCATGAG GTAGCTGTGACTGATTTGAGCCCTGCAGGCCCCATCCAGGCTGTGGAGATCCAAGTGGAGAGCTCCTCTCTGGCCAACATGTGTAGGGCGCACCATGCCATCATCAGACGAATACAG ACAATGGTCACAGAGCAAGCAGCCCTAGGCTCCAGCCCACCTGACCTCCGCATGCAGTATCTACAGCAGATCCATGCCAACCACCAG GAACTGCTCCGTGAGGTGCAAGCACTGCGCGACCAGCTGTGCACAGAGGATGAGCTGAGCTCCTGCTCCACAGCCCAGAAGCTCCTGCACATTTACAAGCAGCTGCGCAACCCTAGCCTTGTCCTGTTGTGA